The Osmia bicornis bicornis chromosome 16, iOsmBic2.1, whole genome shotgun sequence genome includes the window TCCAtcgtttgtttttattaacgAAACCATCAGACAATCGACACAgtataaacattttatattgtttACAATATAACCAGGTATTAAGTAAGGGTTgtattattcaattaataatgtaaCACGCGACGAATCGAATGTAGACTTGAtcagatattaaaataatgtctttctatatttaatttaaatcgttTCTCTTATTTTAAGCTACTCGGGTGCTAAATTTCTATAGACATTACAATTTTGTGCGCCACACGATTTTTCACTCTTTGCACTCCATTTGTGCGTCACGAACGTTCGctataaaattctttaaatataaaatacattaatctttttttttctcttttttttttttttaggtaCCTTTCAACATTGAAGGTAAATCGAAGCTTAATGATCTGTGGTGGAGTGCAAAGAGCTAATTAGTACGAGatgttttctttaatttcgtAGTCAACACCATGCCGTCATTGACCCCGGCATGTATGAGAAGCATGCAGGTAACGAGGATCGCGGAATAGACGAAGAAAAGCGCGATGATGCCGAGGCGTCTTTGTCAGTCTCTATCTTGTCGCCGTTTTCGGTGAACGTACCTGTAAAGAATAGAAACCGTTTTATTtagcaaaattttatttctggTAGAATAGTATTGTCTTTTCAACTAGAAAATAAGAGAGTTGTTatcttctttttatcttttttaattaaaaatgtaatatatagGAATAAACTAGTAATGTATGTTACATTGTTAgcttctttattttatattagaattttaaatagtATGTTTAAGTTagattgttaataaattaaagtaGAATAATTAATGTACCTTTTCCTTTCAGGTTCTGACTCACTTTCCTCGCTGATCGTCTTTCCAGTGACTTCTTCAGTGGTCGACTCATCTTCGCTATTGTCTTTGCACTTCCTACTCCTGCTGGAGCTTTTACTGGAGTCGTCGTGTTTGGATTTCAACCTGGTGCTCTCGGAGAACTTCCTGTCTCCTTTGGTCGATGGTTTTCTGTCGACTTTCCGTTTACGTTTCTCTTCCTCCGTTGAAACCTCGCGTTTGGAATCATTTTTGCGCGATGATTTCTTCTTGCTTTCAACCCTTTCTAATTTTCCATGTTTCCCAGAACTTGACGTAGAGTAATCAATGTCTTGACGAGTTTTTCTGTAAGATTTTAAGAAGTAAGTCAACCAAGAAGCATGTATTATcataagaaatattattaacaaagaattattattagaattattattattattattattattagaactagaattattattaattaaaattactattaattagaattattattattattagaattagaattattattattattgttagaattattattattagaattattattactattactattagaatattaagaattattattaacaaagaATGATTATATTTTAGGTTGAGAAGAATAATTATGTAGAAAGAGGAAATATTAAGCACCGTTTAGGATGAGTACTTCTTGGAGAGGAGTCAAACTGGTCATCTTCTTCCGTGGTTCCTTCGCTCTGCGAGTAATTTGCCTCCACGTCACggtctcttcttctctttcttcttctctcaaCAGAAACTTTACGACCTTTCACGTGCTTATACATGTCCCCTCGTGAAATGATACTAATATTTGACGTTTCAGGTTTCTTCTTCCGCTTGTTCCTGTTCTCTGTCTGCACCACGTACAAACGATACAGTTGCAGAAGAATAACCAAAGTGTTTTTGCATGTGAAGAAAATGTTCATGTAGCTGACAATGTGGTAATGAATGATTAGAATAAGTCGAAAGGCAAGAAATGGTCCATCCTGTAACAGATTTTAAAAGAGACTTCATCAGAAACAGCAACgagatgaaaataatttttaatttatttatcttcaAGTGTAAAATTACAACTATTGAATCAATGTTTGATAGGGTGAAGGTTTCTGTAAGTAAAATCTACCTGTAAAAGCATGTTCAAAGCGATCCCCCATACGTCTATGCTACAACAACTGGTCTCAGTGTGTACTCTCTTTTTGACAGCGCTTCCGGACGAGAGCCGCGACTTCCTGGACTTGGTCGCCGTCAGGACGACGGTAAATTGCATCAGGGACCACGCCCAAATTCCGAGGGTCAAATAAACCAGCACAGGTTCCCGTGCTATTCGATCCTCTTTGAACGAATCGAAAAACTCGATGATGTCCGCTGCTGTTCCAATGTAAACTAATAACAATTGGCTTAATTGGTCGCGGGTTAAATCACCTTTTGGTAACATCCATCTTCCAATGATCAGAATCAGCATCAGGAATTGTTCTATTAAAGTCACCCAGGTTTCTGTGGAGATTCGTATGTCTGGCAGATAGATGTTCACCTAAATCATCaatcaagaaaataatttaaagaagaaattacACTTCTACTGATTATTTGTACAGAGGGAAGAAATACGCACGCCAAATGCTTTCTCCAAGTGTTTTAAGTCTTCAGTTGCTAAATTGGTAAGATCAAAATTTTCTGATATGTTTACATTTGCCTCAAGTGCTCTCAATCTTCTGTCAACCTTATCCAACTCCAGCAGCCATATTGCAGGCACTACACTGCTTAGATACAGGAAAACAGAAGGACAAAACCtgttgaagaagaaagaaaatttgatgttaatcaattaataatatcAGGTAAATTGaacaatgaatatttaatattgtacGTATTTTCTTCTATAATACATCAATGTTTTTTCAGGCATATTTCTGCTGAATCTGCGTCCAATCGATCACACAATATGAATGGAAAAGGATATTAGAAAAAGGGGGTCACTGTTACGTAGCCTTTTCTATATGTCGATAATTTTCGACCTGCTTCTACCTATAGTGGATTGTGTCTCGTCCCGCTCTTCTTACTAATGCTTCAATTTCCGACTGTCAAATTGAGATGAACCCACAAAAAACACGCCCTTCTTTCAACGGGAAAGTAGGCTTGTTTTATCATTTGAATTCTCTTCTAAGGGTGttaatattattcatattttctttGATAAATCCTTCACATCACTgatcttttttaaatatttaaacttttcaaaagataaataaaatttcttaaagAATAATCTAAATGAAGAAGATAATTCAAATAATGTTGAATTTTCttctaaaaaatttgtttagtAAAAATAAGTTATTTACCATTTccattcttgattttcttttatagaaAGCGTGAAGATCCCCTCGAAGAACAGTAACAGAATTGGACAACTAAGGTACCAGAAGAGAGGATTCTTTTTAAACGTGGTAACTTGCCAAATTGCGATGAAACCGTGAGCCGCAAAAACTAGCCGTGTAATAATTGCTTTAATCGTTGCTAAAAACTTTGCcattgttataaaatattttactgttTAATTAACACTTCACTATATTCATTGGTTTTATAGCGACGTACaggaaagaaatgaaactaAGCTTTTCTGTTAATTTACACTTAAACACTACATTTTTCACGGTGGTTGATATAAAAGATTGTTGTTTAGTTGAGTGCGGTTCAACTGGAGTTCACTGTACCAGAACTGAAATAAAGCACTAAGGATTACAGAGGGTTTGGATTTCAGGCCGCCGTGCGCATGCGTGCTTGTATCAAGATGTTATCCTGTAAAATTTCACTGGATAAGCAATAAGTTAATTGAATTTCGAATAACAATGTTTTGTAgagtatataaattattattgtttaaattattttgtatatttaacGCTGAAGAACATAGTGGGGGGACGATAAAAGGGGATGATCATTCTTTATAGCTTGCGCTAGACGCGCAACTCCTCAGTAGGACGCGAACTGCAATGGGGGGAGGATCGCTTGTTTccttttccttcattttttaacTTCTTCATTCTTTGGATTTCAGAGATTGAAATAAAACCAAGAAATAAGATGTCCTTTCCACTTAACATTACTTtgaatataattgcatttttattttcattagaaatacagaaatttaaatgaaagtAAGGATGGATTTTACTTTCAGGATCTTTCGGAATTTTTATTGACCgatatttattacatttaattagATATTACAATTATAGTACAATGTAATGCATAATGGTATACCGAATGAAGAAATTCTGATTATTTGAGGTAATATATTGCAATTTCCACTCGTTTAAATACCACTAATTATGATTGAAAGATAGATTCAGTGCCTGTTTCAGAGTTTATTATTGCTCAATATAACAATGGTTAACacattaatatttctatagaAAGTTTATATAAGTTTACAATCTCACTCCAATGGTAATTGAGAAATCGTGTAACGTGTACATGAATTAAAGCAGAGtttcagaaaaatttattacgaATAATATTTAGTTCAAGCCTACTCCTGTAACCATTCGCTGTGATCAGGGAAAACTAAGGGAAAATAACTTAAATGTAATAAGTACTGTAGGAAGCTGGAAAGAATTCGCTAAACCAGAGTTAGCCCCTGTACGCTGAGGACCCTTCTTACTCCGGTGTCGTCCCGGATGAAATCTTAACGGCTCGCTACAGTACCTACGTCAATGCAACTGTACtttgtgaaaaaaaagaacatttgTTTCACTTAAGAATCCGTATGAGCGTTAATATTCAGTCACGTTTACTGTCTGTATCGCAGGTCTATCGAGATGTTGTCGTATTTacagttatttaaataaatatataaaactaTGTCTAACAAGTAggttttacattatttatactACATGCTGATACGGGATGTGCTATGAATGGAAGATACACAAATCCGGTACATTCATCTATAGAATAAAGTTCTGATGGCTTGAAACGTTAAAGTGGTACGGGAACCTGTATGTCGGAATGCTGTTAACCAAAGTGGAAAGTAAAGCCACCAGGAAAACCAGACGTATGGAACTGATAGCCGTCGTGTTGATTGAAAAATGTTTGGAACATCGCGCTTGGATCGATatctgaaaagaaattttgtaacgttaaaaatgaaaatgaaagataaaaGCGTGAtctaagaaaatattttaaccaTGGAATCCACCATCACCGTCATCAATGTCGTATATGTCGTGTCCACTGTCGTAACGCGACCGCTTTTTAGGATCAGATAGGATCCCGTATGCTTCTCCTACttctttaaatttcttttcttgctCCTTCTTTTCCCCTTCTGTTGCGTTGGGATGTCGGTCTGAATGGAATAACGCGaacaaaaatgattaaattaagGCAGTTAAGGAAAAGGAACTACTTGCAAACTTACCAGGATGATGTACCATCGCTCGTTTCCTATACGCTTTCTTAATATCATCGGTCGATGCATTCTTATCAATACCTAAAATCTTATAATAATCTTTTCTCAACGATTTTTTCAGTGCTAATTTCGCTTCCATTAACAATCGTTTGTTTTCTGCAAATGGATATAATGGATTATAAAATGAAgacttttaaaaataaattatcctATTCTTACCGCGACTCTTATCCAGTTTACACGCTTTCTCGAGATCATGAACAGCCTTTTCGAATTCATCGAGCTCCATATAAGAGGCTGCCCTTCTTAGAAGAgctttcaaataattttcatctaATTTTAACGCCTCTGAACATTCTACTACCGATTCGTTTAATCGGCGTAACTATAAAGTAAACGAAAGTTAATagcattatttttaaaacgtGTTTTAAAAACACAAAGTAACGGTGTAATACCTTGGCTGCAGCCATTGCCTTGTTAAAATGAAGTTTCGCGTTTGTTACTATGTTATGAGGATCTATAGCCAAAGCTTCGCTGTATAGTTTGTATGCTTCTTGGTATTGTTCCTTTTTATATGCTGCATTTCCgtcctcttttttctttttcaagcTCTTAGCTTTCTAAAATGTTACAATGCAATATTATAAGTGTTTCTTGGAGATTTAATTAAACCACTTACCTTATATATTTCTAATGCCTTAACGTGATCAGGTGCTAGTCTAAGTACTTGTTGAAAATGTGCAAATGCTTTATCAATATTATCTTGGAAGTACAAACATATTGCACGAATGCACATAGCATCGACATTTTGCTTatcaaaatgtaaaatatcactgaaataaaaacaatcaaataaaatataatccTGTAATCTAATATAATCCGTTGAGCTATGAAACAATATAGACATACTTAACGATTTTTTGTGcctcttgataccttcctaaaAATGCTAAGCATTCTGATTTAGTCAGTTTGAATCTTGTACAAGAAGTGCTTACGTCGAGACAACGATCCATACAATACACAACCTAAATATGTTACAACAgattaataattatgaattacatatgcattttatatttttgaaattggaCTCCAAACCTTACGATAATCCTTAGCAGCATACGCAGATTCCGCGTCTTTAATAAACTTTTGTACAGTTTTCAAGACACGTTTCTCTACAGGTATCGCCTCGTTCTCAGGATCAAGTTCTGTTAACTtagttaatatattttcagcCTCCATAATATCTCCCAAAATTAAACTACATTTCACAACTCTCACGTATGCCTAAACAGGAATGAATTAAAATCAGAAGCTGTTCATTTACTGTGTACAGAGTTTCATACAAATTGCACaatttactttaaataatttagGATCCAACTCAATGCTTTTTTTGGCATCGGCCAGAGCATCCCGGTATTTCGCTAGCATCATATTACACGCAGCTCTGTTTCCATAATACACCGCATTGTTCGGGCATAGc containing:
- the LOC114880480 gene encoding transmembrane protein 26; its protein translation is MAKFLATIKAIITRLVFAAHGFIAIWQVTTFKKNPLFWYLSCPILLLFFEGIFTLSIKENQEWKWFCPSVFLYLSSVVPAIWLLELDKVDRRLRALEANVNISENFDLTNLATEDLKHLEKAFGVNIYLPDIRISTETWVTLIEQFLMLILIIGRWMLPKGDLTRDQLSQLLLVYIGTAADIIEFFDSFKEDRIAREPVLVYLTLGIWAWSLMQFTVVLTATKSRKSRLSSGSAVKKRVHTETSCCSIDVWGIALNMLLQDGPFLAFRLILIIHYHIVSYMNIFFTCKNTLVILLQLYRLYVVQTENRNKRKKKPETSNISIISRGDMYKHVKGRKVSVERRRKRRRDRDVEANYSQSEGTTEEDDQFDSSPRSTHPKRKTRQDIDYSTSSSGKHGKLERVESKKKSSRKNDSKREVSTEEEKRKRKVDRKPSTKGDRKFSESTRLKSKHDDSSKSSSRSRKCKDNSEDESTTEEVTGKTISEESESEPERKRYVHRKRRQDRD
- the LOC114880458 gene encoding dnaJ homolog subfamily C member 7 isoform X1; translation: MATAMMSDMDPEKSVEEVANKKNQAAKELYFVKEYKKALVEYSELIELCPNNAVYYGNRAACNMMLAKYRDALADAKKSIELDPKLFKAYVRVVKCSLILGDIMEAENILTKLTELDPENEAIPVEKRVLKTVQKFIKDAESAYAAKDYRKVVYCMDRCLDVSTSCTRFKLTKSECLAFLGRYQEAQKIVNDILHFDKQNVDAMCIRAICLYFQDNIDKAFAHFQQVLRLAPDHVKALEIYKKAKSLKKKKEDGNAAYKKEQYQEAYKLYSEALAIDPHNIVTNAKLHFNKAMAAAKLRRLNESVVECSEALKLDENYLKALLRRAASYMELDEFEKAVHDLEKACKLDKSRENKRLLMEAKLALKKSLRKDYYKILGIDKNASTDDIKKAYRKRAMVHHPDRHPNATEGEKKEQEKKFKEVGEAYGILSDPKKRSRYDSGHDIYDIDDGDGGFHDIDPSAMFQTFFNQHDGYQFHTSGFPGGFTFHFG
- the LOC114880458 gene encoding dnaJ homolog subfamily C member 7 isoform X2 yields the protein MATAMMSDMDPEKSVEEVANKKNQAAKELYFVKEYKKALVEYSELIELCPNNAVYYGNRAACNMMLAKYRDALADAKKSIELDPKLFKAYVRVVKCSLILGDIMEAENILTKLTELDPENEAIPVEKRVLKTVQKFIKDAESAYAAKDYRKVVYCMDRCLDVSTSCTRFKLTKSECLAFLGRYQEAQKIVNDILHFDKQNVDAMCIRAICLYFQDNIDKAFAHFQQVLRLAPDHVKALEIYKKAKSLKKKKEDGNAAYKKEQYQEAYKLYSEALAIDPHNIVTNAKLHFNKAMAAAKLRRLNESVVECSEALKLDENYLKALLRRAASYMELDEFEKAVHDLEKACKLDKSRENKRLLMEAKLALKKSLRKDYYKILGIDKNASTDDIKKAYRKRAMVHHPDRHPNATEGEKKEQEKKFKEVGEAYGILSDPKKRSRYDSGHDIYDIDDDIDPSAMFQTFFNQHDGYQFHTSGFPGGFTFHFG